AGTTAAACAAAGATGATTTCAAGGAGGTAAAAAAACTTGTACTTTACCAAAGTGCATGGTTTAGGAAACGATTTTATCTTGGTAAATGCAGGGACTGGTCAGGGGTTTACGGATGACTGCAGCACACTGGCCAAAGAAGTCTGTGATCGCAAGTTTGGCATAGGTGCAGATGGGCTGGTGCTGCTATATGACTCCGGAGTAGCAGATGTAAGGATGAAAATAGTAAACTCCGATGGTAGTGAAGCAGAAATGTGCGGTAATGCCATTCGGTGTGTAGCTAAGTACTTGTATGATCATGGCATAATAAAAAAGGATGAAATTAAAGTTGAAACATTGGCGGGCATCATAGTGCCCCAAATTATTCAACAAGAAGGCAGTGTAAAAGCTGTCAGGGTGGATATGGGGGAACCTAGGGTAGAAAGGGCTGAGATTCCAATGATTGGCCCGCCGGGGCAGGTTATTGGTGAAGAACTAGCTGTAAACGGTAAGGTATACTTGGTGACGGCTGTCTCAATGGGAAATCCCCATTGTATCATATTTGTGCCTGATCTGGAGGATATTTCTCTGACCCAAGTTGGGCCTCAGATAGAAGTACATCCGGCCTTTCCCAAAAAAACCAATGTGGAGTTTGTTCAAGTCTTAGGTCCTAACGAAGTTCGCATGGTCGTTTGGGAGCGGGGGGCAGGCCCCACCATGGCTTGCGGAACCGGAGCTTGTGCGGTGGCAGTGGCAGGGGTATTAAATGGGTTTACAGAAAGAATGGTCACTGTGCATTTGCCTGGTGGCTCCCTTATGATTGAATGGGCAGAGAACGGAAGAATTTATATGACTGGACCAGCCACGGAAGTCTTTAGCGGTGAATATACAGTATACAACCCGTCCCGGCGTTGAAATACATTGGCTTAAATTGTTATACTTTGCACGAACTGCAACTTTGAAGGAGGCGTTATTGTGCGCTTTAAAGAAGCGAGGAGAATTAAAAATTTACCACCCTACCTTTTTGCTAGAATTGAACAGGTGATTGCTCAAAAAAAAGAAGAGGGTGTTGATGTCATTAGTCTAGGTATCGGTGACCCTGATATGCCCACGCCGGAACATATAATTAAGGATGCAGAAAAGCAACTGTATGTTGCTGAAAACCACCAATATCCATCCTCGGTGGGAATGCTTTCCTATCGTAAATCTGTGGCGGATTTTTATGCAAGGCGTTTTGGGGTAGAGCTAGATCCTAAAACAGAAGTTGTTTCTTTGA
This genomic interval from Desulforamulus reducens MI-1 contains the following:
- the dapF gene encoding diaminopimelate epimerase, translated to MYFTKVHGLGNDFILVNAGTGQGFTDDCSTLAKEVCDRKFGIGADGLVLLYDSGVADVRMKIVNSDGSEAEMCGNAIRCVAKYLYDHGIIKKDEIKVETLAGIIVPQIIQQEGSVKAVRVDMGEPRVERAEIPMIGPPGQVIGEELAVNGKVYLVTAVSMGNPHCIIFVPDLEDISLTQVGPQIEVHPAFPKKTNVEFVQVLGPNEVRMVVWERGAGPTMACGTGACAVAVAGVLNGFTERMVTVHLPGGSLMIEWAENGRIYMTGPATEVFSGEYTVYNPSRR